The following proteins are co-located in the Sulfurospirillum deleyianum DSM 6946 genome:
- the miaB gene encoding tRNA (N6-isopentenyl adenosine(37)-C2)-methylthiotransferase MiaB: MGIQEEKKLYIETLGCAMNVRDSEHIIAELGDKENYVLTDNLQEADLILVNTCSVREKPVSKLFSEIGKYNLQKKEGAKIGVCGCTASHLGKEIFKRAPYVNFVVGARNVSKIATAVNTEKFLSVDIDYDESDYAFGDYRNNLYKAYVNISIGCDKKCTYCIVPHTRGDEISIPADLIIKEAQKAAQKGAKEIFLLGQNVNNYGKRFSSSTHEKMDFSDLLNRVSEIEEVERIRFTSPHPLHMDDKFLETFAHNPKVCKSMHMPLQSGSTQILAAMKRGYSKEWFLDRALKLRAMIPDVSISTDIIVGFPGESDADFEDTLDVMRQVRFEQVFAFKYSARPLTKAAEFTNQVDNEVASERLDRLQVMQDTILDEIATSRTDKIYPVYIDELRNSGFLAGRTDNNALVQIKGDENLLGQTIPIKITNPKRLSLYGEIVL, translated from the coding sequence TTGGGTATTCAAGAGGAGAAAAAGCTTTATATCGAGACTTTGGGTTGTGCGATGAATGTGCGTGATTCTGAGCATATCATCGCAGAGCTTGGTGATAAAGAAAATTATGTTTTAACCGACAATCTACAAGAGGCAGATTTGATTTTGGTCAATACCTGTAGTGTGCGTGAAAAGCCTGTGAGTAAACTTTTTTCAGAGATTGGCAAATACAATCTTCAAAAAAAAGAGGGTGCAAAAATAGGGGTTTGTGGGTGCACTGCGAGTCATTTAGGAAAAGAGATTTTTAAGCGTGCTCCTTATGTCAATTTTGTTGTGGGTGCTCGTAACGTTTCTAAAATCGCCACAGCTGTCAATACAGAGAAGTTTTTAAGCGTTGACATTGACTATGATGAGAGTGATTATGCGTTTGGTGATTATCGCAATAATCTTTATAAAGCGTATGTCAATATCTCCATTGGATGTGATAAAAAATGTACCTACTGCATTGTCCCTCACACCAGAGGTGATGAGATTTCTATTCCTGCGGATTTGATTATTAAAGAAGCTCAAAAAGCAGCCCAAAAGGGAGCAAAAGAGATTTTTTTATTGGGACAAAATGTCAATAACTACGGCAAACGTTTTAGTTCCAGCACACACGAAAAGATGGATTTTTCAGATTTATTGAACCGTGTCAGTGAGATTGAAGAGGTAGAGCGTATTCGATTTACCTCTCCGCATCCGTTGCACATGGACGATAAATTTTTAGAGACCTTTGCGCATAACCCTAAAGTTTGCAAATCAATGCATATGCCACTTCAAAGTGGTTCAACACAGATTTTAGCGGCGATGAAGCGAGGTTATAGCAAAGAGTGGTTTTTGGATAGAGCATTAAAACTTCGTGCTATGATCCCTGATGTTTCTATTAGCACTGATATTATCGTAGGATTTCCTGGTGAGAGTGATGCTGATTTTGAAGATACCCTTGATGTGATGCGACAGGTTCGTTTTGAGCAAGTTTTTGCGTTTAAATATTCGGCTCGACCTTTAACCAAAGCAGCAGAATTTACCAATCAAGTTGACAATGAAGTCGCTTCGGAGCGTTTAGATCGTTTGCAAGTAATGCAAGATACTATTTTAGATGAAATTGCAACGAGTAGAACAGATAAAATTTATCCTGTCTATATTGATGAATTGCGCAACAGTGGCTTTTTAGCGGGACGTACGGATAATAATGCGCTCGTGCAAATTAAAGGTGATGAGAATTTATTGGGTCAAACCATTCCTATTAAAATCACCAATCCAAAAAGACTTTCATTGTATGGCGAAATTGTTCTCTAA
- a CDS encoding lysophospholipid acyltransferase family protein — translation MWCVPPLVYLFVKLLFFTCKKRFHFSINGSQTPSIYAIWHGELLMAAAAYTYYSKRVSIDTIVSHHFDGELVAKLMQIFGGGTIRGSSSKGGVSALRQALKALQNGRDIGITPDGPRGPRHSVANGVAAMACMKQVPIITMHCEPSASWKMKSWDRFCIPKPFSTLHFYYSDPFYVHELSLEEAKALIQKRLLEHVHE, via the coding sequence GTGTGGTGTGTTCCACCTCTCGTTTATCTTTTTGTTAAACTTCTTTTCTTTACATGTAAAAAGAGATTTCATTTTTCTATCAATGGTTCACAGACGCCAAGTATTTATGCGATTTGGCACGGTGAGCTTTTGATGGCTGCGGCTGCTTATACGTACTATTCAAAACGGGTGAGCATTGATACGATTGTGAGTCATCATTTTGATGGTGAACTGGTGGCTAAACTGATGCAAATTTTTGGGGGTGGAACCATTCGGGGGAGTTCTTCAAAAGGGGGTGTCTCAGCATTACGTCAAGCCCTCAAAGCCCTTCAAAATGGTCGTGATATCGGCATTACTCCTGATGGTCCTAGAGGTCCTAGACACAGTGTGGCAAATGGTGTTGCGGCAATGGCGTGTATGAAACAGGTGCCTATTATTACGATGCACTGTGAGCCATCTGCTTCGTGGAAAATGAAAAGTTGGGATCGTTTTTGCATTCCCAAACCTTTTAGTACGCTCCATTTTTATTACAGTGATCCTTTTTATGTGCATGAACTCTCTTTGGAAGAGGCAAAAGCGCTCATACAAAAGCGACTCTTAGAACATGTACACGAATAA